CGCGTGACCCGGCCGCCGGCCAGCGGGCTCCACGGAATGCTTCCGACGCCCTCGTGGGCGAGGAGGCCGAACATCTCGCGTTCCTCTTCGCGGTGGATCAGGCTGTACTGGTCCTGCATGGAGATGAAGCTGGTCCATCCGTGGGACCGCGCGGCGTGCTGCATGGCGGCGAACTGCCAGGCCCACATGGACGAGGCGCCGATGTAGCGCACCTTGCCTGCCTTGACCACGTCGTGCAGCGCCTCCATCGTCTCCTCGATCGGGGTTTCCGGGTCGAAGCGATGGATCTGGTAGAGGTCGACGTAGTCGGTGCCCAGGCGCTGGAGCGAGGCGTCGATCTGCTCCATGACCGCCTTGCGGGACAGGCCCGCGCCGCCCGGGCCCTCGTGCATCGGCGCCCACAGCTTGGTCGCCAGGACGACGTCCTCGCGCCGCGTGTACTCGCGCAGTGCCCGGCCGACGATCTCCTCGGAGGTGCCGAGGCCGTAGATGTTCGCGGTGTCCCAGAACGTGATGCCCAGCTCGACGGCCTGGCGGAAGATCGGTTCGGCCGCGTCGTCGTCCAGGACCCAGGTCAGTCTCTTGGTCGGGTCGCCGAAACTCATGCAGCCCAGGCCGATCCGGCTGATCTTGAGGCCCGAGGTTCCGAGTCGTGTGTACTCCA
This portion of the Catenulispora sp. EB89 genome encodes:
- a CDS encoding aldo/keto reductase, whose translation is MEYTRLGTSGLKISRIGLGCMSFGDPTKRLTWVLDDDAAEPIFRQAVELGITFWDTANIYGLGTSEEIVGRALREYTRREDVVLATKLWAPMHEGPGGAGLSRKAVMEQIDASLQRLGTDYVDLYQIHRFDPETPIEETMEALHDVVKAGKVRYIGASSMWAWQFAAMQHAARSHGWTSFISMQDQYSLIHREEEREMFGLLAHEGVGSIPWSPLAGGRVTRPWGEGSTQRAEVGPTTDAYGRPLFLDSDRAVVEAVQRIAESRDVPMAQVAMAWVLKNPVVSAPIVGATKPHHLADAVAALDLELTTEEIDSLESPYVPRLPTFF